The following DNA comes from Pseudomonas sp. MYb118.
AGTCAAGCTTGACGCCAGCTTCGGTCTGCTTGGTGCGGTTGGGTGCGAAGGGTTGGCTCGGGTTAGTTACACCGCTGGCTGGTGCCGTCGGGCCTTGCTGCAAGCCTTCAATGCGGTTGGCGTAAAACGACACGTGCTCCCACGGTTTGATCACCAGCCCGTAAACCGGAGTGGTGATCGACTTATCGTAGCTTGGGTTACGTTTACCACTGGTGGTGTTCCAGGAATCCACTTCGATGGTCTGACGACGTACGCCCAGCGTCAGCAGCACGCGGTCGTCGATGAAGCCCAGGGTATCGGAGACCGCGGCACTCTTGATGCGGTTCTTGCCGACGATGCGCGGGTCATGCAGATCGCTGCCGAAATAGGTGTTGGTCGGGCGTGGCACCTGCACCGGGTTGTACAGGTTGCCATTGGGTCGGTTGAGTGCCGTGATCGACTCGAACGCCGAGCGCTGTTCACCCCAGGTGCCGGACAGGCCGAAATTCATCTGGTGAGTGACCGGGCCGGTGGCAAAGTGGCCGTTCAAGCCGGCGATTGCGCTCTTGTTGTCTTCGTCATGGGGCGGGTAGAGGAAGCCAACCTTGGCGCTGCCATCATTGCCCACATAGAGCGAAGAATACACGCCGTTTTCCCGGGTATGCTTGGCGCCGCCGCCGACGTAGGCCGTCCAGTTATCGTTGAGATCGTACTCGGCGTTGACCATGCCGTAGGTGTCTTCCAGCTCCGACCAACTCCAGTCCTGGGCGTAGTTGTCTTTGGCCGAAGGCACGCGCGGGACCTTGGTGCCGTTGGGATAGACCACGGCGCGACCGTTATTGATGCGCTCTTTCTGGTAGCCCAGGTCCGTGGAAATGCGCAGGCGATCACCGCGATAGTCCAGGCCCACGGCGATCAGTTGCGAGCTTTTCGACTCATTATCAATCGCCGTATCGCCACCGTGCCTGGCCAGGTTCACCCGTGCGCCGAAGCGGTTGTCTTCACCGAAGCGCTGACCCAGGTCGATGTGCCCGCCAACCTGATTGTCACTGGCGTAATCGAGGGTCACGCTGCGGGTCGGGGTGTCCTGGGCGCGCTTGGGCACCAGGTTGACGCTGCCGCCAATGCCGCTGCCGCCGGGCGCCACACCATTGATGAAGGCGTTCGGGCCCTTGAACAGCTCAACGCGCTCCAGCGCTTCGGTGGTGATGATTTGCCGTGGCAGCACGCCGTACAGGCCGTTATAGGAAATGTCGTCGGTGGTCAGCGGCAGGCCGCGAATGGTGAACACCTGGGAAAAGTTGCCGAAACCGGCGGACTGGCGCACCGACGCATCGTTGAGCAGCACATCGCCGACGGTCCGCGCCTGCTGGTCCTGGATGGTCTTGGCGGTGTAGCTGACCACGCTGAACGGCACGTCATTGATGCTGCGATTGCCCAGCACGCCCAGGCGCGCGGTCTTGGCCACCTGGCCGCCGGAGTAGACCTCGGCGTCCTGGGCGATGCCGTTGACCGTGGTGGCGCCCAGTTCCAGCGCCGAGCCGTTATCCACCTGCGGCGCCACGGTGTAGCTGTCGGCGCCGGTGTTGATCAACGAGAAACCGCTGCCCTGCAACAGTTGGGCGAAACCGGACTGCACGCTGTAGTTGCCTTGCAGGCCGGCGCTTTGCTGGTTATTGAGCGTGCTGGTGTCAAA
Coding sequences within:
- a CDS encoding TonB-dependent siderophore receptor codes for the protein MTSSSPLSRSRIRPARLPLNLLSLAIALSAMAPMHSALAADAAQTEATRNYAIAPGSLASVLAQFAAQSGVLLSFDTSTLNNQQSAGLQGNYSVQSGFAQLLQGSGFSLINTGADSYTVAPQVDNGSALELGATTVNGIAQDAEVYSGGQVAKTARLGVLGNRSINDVPFSVVSYTAKTIQDQQARTVGDVLLNDASVRQSAGFGNFSQVFTIRGLPLTTDDISYNGLYGVLPRQIITTEALERVELFKGPNAFINGVAPGGSGIGGSVNLVPKRAQDTPTRSVTLDYASDNQVGGHIDLGQRFGEDNRFGARVNLARHGGDTAIDNESKSSQLIAVGLDYRGDRLRISTDLGYQKERINNGRAVVYPNGTKVPRVPSAKDNYAQDWSWSELEDTYGMVNAEYDLNDNWTAYVGGGAKHTRENGVYSSLYVGNDGSAKVGFLYPPHDEDNKSAIAGLNGHFATGPVTHQMNFGLSGTWGEQRSAFESITALNRPNGNLYNPVQVPRPTNTYFGSDLHDPRIVGKNRIKSAAVSDTLGFIDDRVLLTLGVRRQTIEVDSWNTTSGKRNPSYDKSITTPVYGLVIKPWEHVSFYANRIEGLQQGPTAPASGVTNPSQPFAPNRTKQTEAGVKLDWDSFGATLGVYRIEMPNSSTSTLVGNRLPTFSVDGEQINKGVELNVFGEPLDGLRLLAGATWMDTEQKKTSNGVNDGNRAAGVPRFQYNLGADWDVPGIQGAALSGRLLRTGGEYVNAANTLNIPAWTRVDLGARYGFKADDKYITLRANVENVANKAYWSSASTANNYLTQGEPRTLKLSATVDF